In Clavibacter californiensis, the sequence ATCGGCCCTCGGGGCGACGGCCGCGCGCCGGGCCGCCGCGTCCGGATCCGCGACGACCGGATCCGACGACCCGCACGGACTCGCGCTGGACGACGACGACGCCCTCGCCGCGCCCGACGCCTCGCCCGAGGTGGTGGGGCTCGCCTTCTTCGGCGCCGTCGCGGTCCTCGAGGCCATCGCCTGGTTCTTCGTCGTCCGCGACAACCCGTCGAGCGCCGGATCCGCCTTCCAGGTCGGCGTCGCGCAGGCGACCGAGGCCCTCACGGTGCTCGCGCCGCCGCTGTGGGTGGCCGCCGTGGTCGCCGCCCTGCGCGGCATGCGCGTCGGCCGCCGCATGCTCGCGCTGGCCGTGGGCGCCGTCGTCCTCTTCCCCTGGCCCTGGCTGGTGACGCGATGAGCGCCGAGCGGGCATCCGGCGGCGTGACCGCGACAGCCGCCGCGCGGACGCGCCGCGGTCGGCCGACGCGCGCCGGCTGGGTCGTGGGGATCCTCGGCGCGGTCGCCCACGGGATCCTCGTGTGGCAGGCCGTCGACCAGTACACGGCCTTCCGCGACATCGCGACGGCCTTCGGCGGATCCCTCCGGCCCGGCACCCTCGCGACGCTCGTCGGCGCGATCATCGTGCCGGTCGTCGCGTTCGTCCTCGCGGCGCTCGCCACGCGCGGCCGACCCGTCGCCGCGCGCGTCCTGGTCATGCTCGCGGGCCTCGCCGCCGCGAGCGCGCTCACGGTCGGCCTCGCGGCGCTGCTGCCGCTCCTCTAGCGCGGGCGGCTAGAGCGGCCAGGCGGCGAACAGCACGAGGGCGATCAGCACCACCTGCGCCACGAGGCGCGGCACGAGCGGGATCGCGATGCGGCCGAAGCGCTCCGGGTGCCGGGCCGCGAACGCGTTCGCCGGGAAGACCGCGACCAGGAAGACGGCCAGCGCGACGCCTGCGGCGAGGCGCACCGGCTCGATCAGCAGGCCGATCCCGCCCGCGATCTCGCAGAGCCCCG encodes:
- a CDS encoding DoxX family protein is translated as MSDVTWAAIQLAVRILLALVFFGMGVNHFVPKAATAMAAIIPPSFRRPGAPSPLVLVWFTGLCEIAGGIGLLIEPVRLAAGVALAVFLVAVFPANAFAARHPERFGRIAIPLVPRLVAQVVLIALVLFAAWPL